One Microbacterium sp. zg-B96 genomic region harbors:
- a CDS encoding acyltransferase, with the protein MRSLADSFNPRSNSIGFLRWLMAFMVIFSHAGPLAGFYGGRDLGTQWSEEQSLGGVAVAGFFFLSGFLITRSKMGRSSTPRFFWRRIMRIYPAWFLILLVTAFVLAPIAWIREQGSIDGFWTATVDSPLTYFSNNMWLPLVQHGIAGMGTSIPFFTDHGGFEWNGSAWTLAFEFGAYILVGVLGVVGALAHRMIGGLIAFFIIALAMMQWFRIGDLAAFTPALGDFRVLLLLAPFAFGILFALYGDRIPIDDRLAIACALIAAFTYAKGGWLVFGQYAFCYVLIWFAIRVQKLKNWDKHGDFSYGIYIVAWPLMQFVAYFGLQDHGWFIYHLVIVAGCHAYAYLSWHLVERPALQLKDWTPRWLLRFLDVSRPQRQRLTGWINRPEPVSGKEPMVAGGVR; encoded by the coding sequence ATGCGTAGCCTCGCAGACTCCTTCAACCCGCGGAGTAACAGCATCGGGTTCCTGCGATGGCTGATGGCCTTCATGGTCATCTTCAGCCATGCCGGCCCTCTCGCGGGATTCTACGGGGGTCGTGATCTGGGGACTCAGTGGAGCGAAGAGCAGTCCCTCGGTGGCGTCGCGGTCGCCGGGTTCTTCTTCCTCTCGGGCTTCCTCATCACACGCAGCAAGATGGGCAGATCGTCGACGCCGCGCTTCTTCTGGCGGCGCATCATGCGCATCTATCCCGCGTGGTTCCTCATCCTGCTGGTGACGGCGTTCGTGCTGGCTCCGATCGCCTGGATCCGTGAGCAGGGGAGCATCGACGGGTTCTGGACGGCGACGGTGGACTCGCCGTTGACCTACTTCTCCAACAACATGTGGCTCCCGCTCGTCCAGCACGGCATTGCCGGCATGGGCACGTCGATCCCGTTCTTCACCGATCACGGCGGATTCGAATGGAACGGCTCCGCATGGACATTGGCCTTTGAGTTCGGGGCCTACATCCTGGTGGGTGTCCTGGGCGTGGTGGGTGCGCTCGCGCACCGCATGATCGGTGGCCTGATCGCGTTCTTCATCATCGCCCTGGCCATGATGCAGTGGTTCCGAATCGGGGATCTCGCCGCGTTCACCCCCGCGCTGGGCGACTTCAGGGTACTGCTCCTGCTCGCGCCGTTCGCCTTCGGCATCCTCTTCGCGCTGTACGGCGACCGGATCCCGATCGACGACAGGCTCGCGATCGCATGCGCGCTCATCGCGGCTTTCACCTACGCCAAGGGTGGCTGGCTGGTGTTCGGCCAGTACGCTTTCTGCTACGTGCTGATCTGGTTCGCCATCCGCGTCCAGAAGCTCAAGAACTGGGACAAGCACGGTGACTTCTCCTACGGGATCTACATCGTCGCCTGGCCGCTCATGCAGTTCGTCGCTTACTTCGGGCTCCAGGACCACGGGTGGTTCATCTACCACCTCGTGATCGTCGCGGGATGCCATGCATATGCGTACTTGTCCTGGCATCTCGTGGAGCGGCCCGCACTCCAACTGAAGGACTGGACGCCGCGATGGCTCCTGCGCTTCCTGGACGTGAGTCGACCTCAACGCCAGCGGCTCACCGGGTGGATCAATCGCCCCGAGCCGGTCTCCGGCAAGGAGCCGATGGTGGCGGGGGGCGTTCGATGA
- a CDS encoding NAD-dependent epimerase/dehydratase family protein, which produces MRVVVTGAGGYIGPHVVAAHVARGDDVVAVLRPGSTAPLHPDATVVHADVLAEDLDLGFFGNPDALVHLAWKDGFAHNSSAHMGQLSAHFRFLTGAAQAGVPRIAALGTMHEVGYWEGPIDAATPTDPLSQYGIAKDALRRSLPLALADTGTSLAWLRCYYIYGDDRRNRSIFARLLEAVDAGRSTLPFTTGRSKYDFIRVEELGRQIAAVTHSDVTGVVNCSSGVPVSLADKVEEFITENALPISLEYGAFPDRPYDSPAVWGDATVIRQIMSGDAAQ; this is translated from the coding sequence ATGAGAGTCGTCGTCACAGGAGCAGGCGGATACATCGGACCGCACGTGGTGGCCGCGCACGTGGCTCGCGGCGACGACGTCGTAGCGGTGCTGCGCCCAGGTTCGACCGCCCCGCTTCATCCCGACGCGACGGTCGTGCATGCCGACGTCCTGGCGGAAGATCTGGATCTGGGTTTCTTCGGAAATCCCGACGCCCTGGTCCACCTCGCATGGAAGGACGGCTTCGCCCACAACTCCTCCGCCCACATGGGTCAGCTGTCGGCGCACTTCCGGTTCTTGACGGGAGCGGCGCAGGCCGGCGTGCCGAGGATCGCAGCGCTGGGGACGATGCACGAGGTCGGGTACTGGGAGGGACCGATCGATGCCGCCACCCCCACCGACCCGTTGTCGCAGTACGGAATCGCCAAGGATGCGCTGCGACGGTCCCTTCCCCTTGCATTGGCGGACACCGGCACCTCGCTCGCATGGCTGCGGTGCTACTACATCTACGGTGACGACCGGCGCAACAGATCGATCTTCGCTCGTCTGCTCGAGGCCGTCGACGCAGGCCGGTCAACGCTTCCGTTCACAACCGGCCGAAGCAAGTACGACTTCATCCGGGTGGAGGAACTCGGCCGACAGATCGCCGCTGTCACGCACTCGGACGTCACCGGTGTGGTCAATTGCTCCAGCGGCGTCCCGGTATCCCTCGCAGACAAGGTCGAGGAGTTCATCACGGAGAACGCTTTGCCCATCTCGCTGGAGTACGGCGCTTTCCCCGACCGCCCCTACGACTCGCCCGCCGTCTGGGGAGATGCCACGGTCATCCGACAGATCATGAGCGGTGACGCTGCTCAGTAG
- the rfbB gene encoding dTDP-glucose 4,6-dehydratase, which produces MRNLLVTGGAGFIGSNFVHHVLSNTDDNVTVLDSMTYAANAASLAGLPEDRMRLVRGDIADRALVDSLFDTHDAVVHFAAESHNDNSLSDPSPFIHTNLVGTFTLLEAARRTGIRYHHISTDEVYGDLELDEPTRFTEDTKYNPSSPYSSTKAGSDLLVNAWVRSFGVRATISNCSNNYGPRQHIEKFIPRQITNVIDGVRPRLYGDGRNVRDWIHADDHSSAVLTILESGEIGQTYLIGADGERSNRQVVEVILREMGLPSDAYDLVTDRPGHDKRYAIDSTKLRTELGWSPTYTDFEAGLADTIRWYRDNEDWWRPEKEATEAKYRTTGQ; this is translated from the coding sequence ATGCGGAACCTTCTCGTTACGGGTGGCGCCGGTTTCATCGGCTCCAACTTCGTGCACCACGTCCTCAGCAACACCGACGACAACGTCACCGTGCTCGACAGCATGACCTATGCGGCCAACGCGGCGTCCCTCGCGGGGTTGCCAGAGGATCGCATGCGTCTCGTTCGGGGCGACATCGCGGACCGCGCACTCGTCGACTCACTGTTCGACACGCACGATGCCGTCGTGCACTTCGCAGCGGAATCGCACAACGACAACTCCCTGTCCGATCCCTCGCCGTTCATCCACACCAACCTCGTCGGCACGTTCACGTTGCTCGAAGCAGCCCGCCGGACGGGCATCCGCTACCACCACATCTCGACCGATGAGGTGTACGGGGATCTCGAGCTCGATGAGCCGACGCGGTTCACGGAAGACACGAAGTACAACCCCTCGAGCCCTTACTCCTCGACGAAGGCCGGCTCGGACCTTCTTGTGAACGCCTGGGTGCGCTCGTTCGGTGTGCGCGCGACCATCAGCAACTGCTCGAACAACTACGGTCCGCGTCAGCACATCGAGAAGTTCATCCCGCGGCAGATCACGAATGTGATCGACGGTGTCCGGCCGAGACTCTACGGAGACGGGCGGAACGTGCGCGACTGGATCCACGCTGACGACCACTCGTCCGCCGTCCTGACGATCCTCGAGTCCGGCGAGATCGGGCAGACCTACTTGATCGGCGCGGACGGCGAACGCTCCAACCGCCAAGTGGTCGAGGTGATTCTCCGCGAGATGGGCCTGCCCTCGGACGCATACGACCTGGTCACCGACCGTCCCGGCCACGACAAGCGGTACGCGATCGACTCCACGAAGCTCCGCACCGAACTGGGATGGTCTCCCACATACACGGACTTCGAAGCCGGGCTTGCCGACACGATCCGCTGGTATCGGGACAACGAGGACTGGTGGCGCCCCGAGAAGGAAGCAACCGAAGCGAAATACCGGACAACGGGGCAGTGA
- the purE gene encoding 5-(carboxyamino)imidazole ribonucleotide mutase, whose protein sequence is MGSDSDWRVMSDASQVLSEFAVPHEVEVVSAHRTPDKLIRYGREARGRGLKVIIAGAGGAAHLPGMLASVTGLPVIGVPVQLATLDGLDSLLSIVQMPAGIPVATVSINGARNAGLLAARILATGDSRLADRIDGFALDLERQVEEKNRRLKDSL, encoded by the coding sequence ATGGGCTCCGACTCCGACTGGCGCGTCATGAGCGATGCCTCCCAGGTGCTGAGCGAATTCGCCGTGCCGCACGAGGTCGAGGTCGTCTCGGCCCACCGCACGCCCGACAAGCTGATCCGGTACGGCCGTGAGGCGCGGGGGCGGGGCCTGAAGGTCATCATCGCCGGCGCCGGCGGCGCAGCCCACCTACCAGGCATGCTCGCCTCCGTCACCGGGCTCCCCGTCATCGGCGTGCCCGTGCAGCTGGCCACCCTCGACGGCCTCGACTCGCTGCTGAGTATCGTGCAGATGCCCGCCGGCATCCCGGTGGCCACCGTCTCGATCAACGGCGCCCGCAACGCCGGACTGCTCGCCGCGCGCATCCTCGCGACCGGCGACAGCCGGCTCGCCGACCGGATCGATGGCTTCGCCCTGGACCTCGAACGTCAGGTCGAGGAGAAGAACCGGCGGCTGAAGGACTCGCTGTGA
- a CDS encoding LCP family protein codes for MSVSSPPRASAGRPTSARSALVQDRPMRHPDAASPDVMTRRAWWLVVLNFLLPGSAQVVAGNRRLGRVGLAATLAMWVLLALTVLSALLWRAPIGWIGTNWFALTLVQLILFAYVVLWVVLTVDTLRLVRLVRVRKAARFGVAALAVALLVVAGGTTAYAAVSVGTARDTLGSLFGQSGPTVPPSDGHYNILLLGADSGDGRDSMRFDSISVVSINADTGAVTITGIPRDIQNPPFSAGPMQDLYPDGFEGHSDPTCGWSAGINQLMNAVEVCRDGTGLYPDAEDNGSSPAVEATKDAAEGILGIEIPYYVFVDMHGFADLIDALGGVDITVAERLPKGGGPAYEGQPVDDWATGWIEAGEQHMDGDTAQWYARSRYTTSDWDRMQRQRQLQQAMLAQLDPVTVLTRINEILGAGQHLIETDLPQSMLPYFAELALKAKEQPMTSLELTPEGVGIDPEEPDYDYIREIMQSTLHPLTPTPAPEG; via the coding sequence GTGAGCGTGAGCAGCCCGCCGCGCGCCAGCGCCGGCAGGCCGACGTCGGCGCGGTCCGCACTCGTGCAGGACCGACCGATGCGGCATCCGGATGCCGCATCGCCCGACGTGATGACCCGCCGCGCCTGGTGGCTCGTGGTGCTCAACTTCCTGCTGCCGGGGTCGGCACAGGTGGTGGCGGGCAACCGCCGGCTGGGCCGCGTGGGACTTGCGGCCACCCTCGCGATGTGGGTCCTGCTCGCGCTCACCGTGCTTTCGGCCCTGCTGTGGCGCGCACCGATCGGCTGGATCGGCACCAACTGGTTCGCGCTCACCCTGGTCCAGCTCATCCTTTTCGCGTACGTGGTGCTGTGGGTGGTGCTGACCGTCGACACCCTGCGACTCGTGCGCCTGGTGCGCGTGCGAAAGGCGGCCAGGTTCGGGGTGGCGGCGCTCGCCGTCGCGCTGCTCGTGGTCGCCGGTGGGACCACGGCCTACGCCGCTGTCTCGGTGGGCACCGCGCGGGACACGCTCGGCAGTCTCTTCGGACAGAGCGGCCCCACCGTGCCGCCCTCGGACGGCCACTACAACATCCTCCTGCTCGGTGCCGACAGCGGCGACGGCCGCGACTCGATGCGGTTCGACAGCATCTCCGTCGTGTCGATCAACGCCGACACCGGCGCGGTCACGATCACCGGCATCCCGCGCGACATCCAGAACCCGCCGTTCTCGGCAGGCCCCATGCAGGACCTGTATCCCGACGGCTTCGAGGGTCACAGCGACCCCACCTGCGGGTGGAGCGCCGGCATCAACCAGCTCATGAACGCCGTCGAGGTGTGCCGCGACGGCACCGGTCTCTACCCGGACGCCGAGGACAACGGCTCCTCGCCGGCCGTGGAGGCGACCAAGGATGCCGCAGAGGGCATCCTCGGCATCGAGATCCCGTACTACGTCTTCGTCGACATGCACGGCTTCGCCGACCTCATCGACGCGCTGGGCGGGGTGGACATCACGGTCGCCGAGCGGCTGCCCAAGGGCGGCGGTCCCGCCTACGAGGGTCAGCCGGTCGATGACTGGGCGACCGGCTGGATCGAGGCGGGCGAGCAGCACATGGACGGCGACACCGCTCAGTGGTATGCCCGCTCCCGCTACACCACCAGCGACTGGGATCGCATGCAGCGCCAGCGGCAGTTGCAGCAGGCGATGCTCGCCCAGCTCGATCCGGTGACGGTGCTCACGCGCATCAACGAGATCCTGGGCGCCGGTCAGCACCTCATCGAGACCGACCTGCCGCAGTCGATGCTGCCCTACTTCGCCGAGCTGGCGCTGAAGGCGAAGGAGCAGCCGATGACGTCGCTCGAACTCACCCCCGAGGGGGTGGGTATCGACCCGGAGGAACCCGACTACGACTACATCCGCGAGATCATGCAGTCCACGCTCCACCCGCTGACACCCACCCCGGCTCCGGAGGGCTGA
- the rfbA gene encoding glucose-1-phosphate thymidylyltransferase RfbA: MRGIILAGGTGSRLHPITLGVSKQLVPVYDKPMIYYPLSTLILAGIRDILVVTTPHDADQFERLLGDGTRFGVSITYAQQPSPDGLAQAFVLGEQHIGSESVALVLGDNIFYGQGLGTRLRQFASPDGGVIFGYWVDDPTAYGVVEFGEDMRVASIEEKPAHPKSSYAVPGLYFYDNDVVEIAKTLKPSPRGELEITDVNRRYLEEGRLRVELLPRGTAWLDTGTFDSLSEATEFVRTVQKRQGLSLGCPEEVAWRLGFLSDDELRERAAPLVKSGYGAYLLNLLDAR, encoded by the coding sequence ATGCGCGGGATCATACTGGCCGGAGGAACCGGCTCACGGCTCCACCCCATCACCCTCGGGGTGTCGAAGCAACTGGTACCGGTTTACGACAAGCCGATGATCTACTACCCACTGTCGACGCTGATCCTCGCGGGAATTCGCGACATCCTCGTGGTGACGACGCCGCACGATGCGGATCAGTTCGAACGCCTCCTCGGGGACGGCACCCGCTTCGGTGTCTCGATCACCTACGCGCAGCAGCCCTCCCCGGACGGCCTGGCGCAGGCTTTCGTCCTGGGGGAGCAGCACATCGGCTCCGAGTCGGTCGCGCTCGTGCTCGGGGACAACATCTTCTACGGTCAGGGGCTGGGCACCCGTCTTCGCCAGTTCGCATCGCCTGACGGTGGCGTGATCTTCGGGTATTGGGTCGACGACCCCACGGCCTACGGTGTTGTGGAGTTCGGAGAGGACATGCGCGTCGCCTCGATCGAGGAGAAGCCGGCCCATCCCAAGAGCAGTTATGCCGTGCCGGGGCTTTACTTCTACGACAACGACGTCGTGGAGATCGCCAAGACGCTCAAGCCGTCGCCGCGGGGCGAGCTCGAGATCACCGACGTCAATCGCCGATACCTGGAAGAAGGACGGCTGCGCGTCGAACTGCTGCCGCGCGGAACCGCCTGGCTCGACACCGGCACGTTCGACTCCCTCAGCGAGGCGACCGAGTTCGTGCGCACCGTGCAGAAGCGCCAAGGGCTCTCACTGGGGTGCCCCGAGGAGGTCGCATGGCGACTCGGGTTCCTCAGTGACGATGAACTGCGCGAAAGGGCGGCCCCGCTCGTGAAGAGCGGTTACGGCGCCTACCTCCTCAACCTCTTGGACGCACGATGA
- a CDS encoding rhamnan synthesis F family protein, which translates to MPTFDIGPREGAPATRFPDGGKRVIFYLFFDHEGVVDDYVPYKLERLRPFAEHIFVIVNGSVNAEGKAKLDAVADTVWERENTGFDVGGYKAALAEFGEERLAEYDELILMNYTWYGPVRPFEPVFERMDAEDVDFWGLTTHGSIKPNPFTHHGELKAHIQSHWIAVRKSMFQSQDWRDYWANMPAMTTYLDSVLKHESVFTDHFATRGWYWDTAFSHEAYSDAHPTFQFAGQLLDEGCPLLKRRPFFHTPVFQDRHSIVPRWFLDKAESYGYSRDLILPNLARTSEPRALYTNAALLEVLPDGHSDYDEGKPQRIVAIVHIFYVDMTEELLGFLSNLPSGFDLIVTTTDEGRAREIRTIIDRRADPKVQKYEVRVLPSNRGRDLSAFFIGAKDVLRSDDYDLVVKIHSKKTVQNLVNNGYYFKRQQVENLLGTSAFASNVVALFQKESKLGVVFPPLVHVGLATMGRGWYGNKPGAKALAKKLGINVPLDDTAPVAPYGAMFIARPEALRKMTDVDWRYSMYSPPSDHTDGSLAHVQERLIAYAAGSHGYYVKSTLTPEHAAISYTSLEYKLNVVGPYVPPYAVDQAHLLPIMGEWGLGGGLGLLKIFFTVYHPRVGRFVLGLYRPARTVYRALRKLVRRDRGAVADA; encoded by the coding sequence GTGCCCACGTTCGACATCGGACCGCGCGAAGGCGCACCCGCCACTCGCTTCCCCGACGGCGGGAAGCGGGTGATCTTCTACCTCTTCTTCGATCACGAGGGGGTGGTGGACGACTACGTCCCGTACAAGCTCGAGAGGCTGCGGCCCTTCGCCGAGCACATCTTCGTCATCGTGAACGGCTCCGTGAATGCTGAAGGCAAGGCGAAGCTCGACGCGGTCGCCGACACCGTCTGGGAACGGGAGAACACCGGCTTCGACGTCGGCGGGTACAAGGCCGCGCTCGCCGAATTCGGTGAGGAACGGCTCGCCGAGTACGACGAGCTCATCCTCATGAACTACACCTGGTACGGGCCCGTGCGCCCGTTCGAGCCGGTCTTCGAGCGGATGGACGCTGAGGACGTCGACTTCTGGGGGCTCACCACCCACGGGTCGATCAAGCCGAATCCGTTCACTCATCACGGTGAGCTCAAGGCGCACATCCAGTCGCACTGGATCGCGGTCCGGAAGTCGATGTTCCAGAGCCAGGACTGGCGCGACTACTGGGCGAACATGCCCGCGATGACCACCTACCTCGACTCCGTCCTGAAGCACGAATCCGTCTTCACCGACCACTTCGCCACACGCGGCTGGTACTGGGACACCGCCTTCTCGCACGAGGCGTACAGCGATGCCCACCCGACCTTCCAGTTCGCCGGGCAGCTGCTGGACGAAGGATGCCCGCTGCTGAAGCGGCGCCCCTTCTTCCACACTCCCGTCTTCCAGGACCGCCACTCGATCGTCCCGCGCTGGTTCCTGGACAAAGCGGAGTCCTATGGGTACTCGCGCGACCTCATCCTGCCGAACCTGGCTCGCACCAGCGAACCGCGCGCGCTGTACACCAACGCGGCCCTGCTGGAGGTCCTGCCGGACGGCCACTCGGATTACGACGAAGGCAAGCCGCAGCGCATCGTGGCGATCGTGCACATCTTCTACGTCGACATGACGGAGGAGCTGCTCGGATTCCTCTCCAACCTTCCCAGCGGGTTCGATTTGATCGTCACCACGACCGACGAGGGGCGTGCGCGCGAGATCCGCACCATCATCGACCGGCGCGCGGACCCCAAGGTCCAGAAGTACGAGGTGCGGGTGCTGCCCTCCAACCGCGGGAGGGACCTGTCGGCGTTCTTCATCGGTGCGAAGGACGTGCTGCGTAGCGACGACTACGACCTCGTCGTCAAGATCCACTCGAAGAAGACGGTCCAGAACCTCGTCAACAACGGGTATTACTTCAAGCGGCAGCAGGTGGAGAACCTGCTGGGAACCTCGGCGTTCGCTTCGAACGTCGTCGCGCTGTTCCAGAAGGAGAGCAAGCTCGGCGTCGTCTTCCCGCCTCTCGTTCACGTGGGGCTCGCGACGATGGGGCGTGGCTGGTACGGCAACAAGCCCGGCGCCAAGGCCCTCGCCAAGAAGCTGGGTATCAATGTGCCGCTCGACGACACCGCGCCGGTCGCTCCCTATGGGGCGATGTTCATCGCGCGGCCCGAGGCCCTGCGCAAGATGACCGACGTCGATTGGCGCTACAGCATGTACTCGCCGCCCTCGGATCACACCGACGGCTCACTCGCTCACGTGCAGGAGCGTCTCATTGCCTATGCTGCGGGCTCACACGGTTACTACGTGAAGTCGACGCTCACGCCCGAACACGCAGCGATCAGCTATACGTCGCTCGAATACAAGCTCAACGTCGTGGGGCCTTATGTGCCCCCGTATGCGGTGGATCAGGCGCACCTGCTTCCGATCATGGGTGAGTGGGGGCTGGGCGGGGGTCTGGGTCTGCTGAAGATCTTCTTCACCGTCTACCACCCGCGTGTGGGACGTTTCGTGCTCGGGCTGTACCGTCCGGCGCGGACGGTGTACCGGGCGCTGCGCAAGCTCGTGCGCCGGGACCGGGGTGCAGTGGCGGATGCGTAG
- a CDS encoding glycosyltransferase: MTTTLRVVLDALVQPAGDLAEASRELTTALVRTAPSGCEVAALVPAAPDGAVAELRGQLPGIARIDTAPLGRRELAASWQLGIATGAGGGMIHSPSLMAPLVRHDRAYDHDQTVVTVWDLTPWEAPDELPRATAMWHRSMLKRAVKHADAVVVPTHAHAQRLAEFAKLGDRIRVIAGAAPAGFAVPTDEVGRRRALELPAQYVLIDGGRRDGLDAAFAAAARAGGDLAVVVTDVTEEGAAAVADIASAAGLPEAHLHVRGRLDAADRAAVLGGAATVLASSTLTVFPWLVVEALAVGAPVVAAACEVHREVIVDGGLLVDASGDALAAGLAQALGSDAARARLAVLAGDRGRAFSWLGAAERVWQLHAEL, from the coding sequence ATGACGACGACACTGCGAGTGGTGCTGGACGCCCTCGTCCAGCCGGCCGGCGACCTCGCCGAGGCGTCGCGCGAGCTCACGACAGCACTGGTGCGCACCGCGCCGTCCGGTTGCGAGGTCGCCGCTCTCGTGCCGGCGGCGCCGGACGGGGCGGTCGCCGAGCTGCGGGGTCAGCTCCCGGGCATCGCCCGCATCGACACCGCCCCCCTCGGGCGCCGCGAGCTCGCGGCATCCTGGCAGCTGGGCATCGCCACGGGAGCCGGCGGCGGCATGATCCACTCGCCGAGCCTCATGGCGCCGCTCGTGCGTCACGACCGTGCGTATGACCACGACCAGACCGTCGTGACGGTGTGGGACCTCACCCCGTGGGAGGCGCCGGACGAGCTGCCGCGCGCGACGGCGATGTGGCACAGATCGATGCTCAAGCGCGCGGTCAAGCACGCCGACGCCGTCGTGGTGCCTACGCACGCGCACGCCCAGCGCCTGGCGGAGTTCGCGAAGCTCGGCGACCGGATCCGCGTGATCGCCGGCGCTGCCCCGGCCGGCTTCGCCGTGCCGACGGATGAGGTCGGGCGCCGCCGTGCGCTGGAGCTTCCCGCGCAGTACGTGCTGATCGACGGCGGGCGGCGCGATGGGCTCGACGCTGCGTTCGCCGCAGCCGCACGTGCCGGCGGCGACCTCGCCGTCGTGGTCACCGACGTGACCGAGGAGGGCGCCGCGGCGGTAGCCGACATCGCGAGCGCGGCGGGCCTGCCCGAAGCGCACCTTCACGTGCGAGGGCGGCTCGATGCCGCCGACCGCGCCGCAGTGCTGGGAGGCGCCGCGACCGTGCTGGCCTCTTCGACCCTCACGGTGTTCCCGTGGCTCGTCGTCGAGGCCCTCGCTGTCGGTGCCCCGGTCGTCGCGGCCGCCTGCGAGGTGCACCGTGAGGTGATCGTCGACGGGGGACTGCTCGTCGACGCGTCGGGCGACGCTCTCGCCGCGGGCCTGGCGCAGGCCCTCGGCTCGGATGCCGCGCGGGCGCGACTGGCGGTGCTGGCAGGCGACCGCGGCCGGGCGTTCTCATGGCTCGGAGCTGCGGAGCGGGTCTGGCAGTTGCACGCCGAGTTGTAG
- a CDS encoding 5-(carboxyamino)imidazole ribonucleotide synthase, which produces MTLRVGVVGGGQLARMMIAPAVELGIELRVLAEQPEMAAALAATAVGDYRDADTVLAFARDVDVVTFDHEHVPQPVLHALVDAGVAVHPGPDALLYAQDKLLMRARLDELGMPQPDWAAVTDTAQLQQFLDDHGGRAVVKTPRGGYDGKGVRVVSAATEAEDWFTALAEDARGGALLVEELVDFTRELAQQVARSPSGAMRSYPVVETVQRDGVCAEVIAPAPHAADRLSEVARGIGEAIAAGLGVTGILAVELFETSDERVLVNELAMRPHNSGHWSQDGAVTSQFEQHLRAVLDLPLGDPSPRAPWSVMVNILGGPAAGGLDERFAAAMAEHPDAKIHTYGKAPRPGRKVGHVTVVGPDLDETVYEARAAAAHFDA; this is translated from the coding sequence ATGACGCTGCGAGTCGGAGTGGTAGGCGGGGGCCAGTTGGCCCGCATGATGATCGCGCCGGCGGTCGAACTCGGCATCGAATTGCGCGTCCTCGCCGAACAGCCGGAGATGGCAGCCGCGCTGGCGGCCACGGCGGTGGGCGACTACCGCGACGCCGACACGGTGCTGGCCTTCGCCCGCGACGTGGACGTGGTCACGTTCGACCACGAGCACGTGCCACAGCCGGTGCTCCATGCGCTCGTCGACGCCGGGGTCGCAGTGCACCCCGGACCCGACGCCCTGCTGTACGCGCAGGACAAGCTGCTCATGCGCGCGCGCCTGGACGAGCTCGGGATGCCGCAGCCGGACTGGGCCGCCGTCACCGACACGGCACAGCTGCAGCAGTTCCTCGACGATCACGGCGGCCGGGCGGTCGTCAAGACGCCGCGCGGCGGCTACGACGGCAAGGGCGTGCGGGTCGTGTCTGCCGCGACCGAGGCGGAGGACTGGTTCACCGCGCTGGCAGAAGATGCGCGCGGTGGGGCGCTGCTGGTCGAGGAACTGGTCGATTTCACGCGGGAGCTGGCCCAGCAGGTGGCACGCAGCCCCTCCGGCGCGATGCGGTCCTACCCGGTCGTGGAGACCGTGCAGCGCGACGGCGTGTGCGCCGAAGTCATCGCGCCGGCCCCTCATGCCGCTGACCGGCTGTCCGAGGTGGCACGAGGAATCGGCGAGGCGATCGCCGCGGGGCTGGGAGTGACCGGCATCCTGGCGGTCGAGCTGTTCGAGACCAGCGACGAGCGGGTGCTCGTCAACGAACTCGCGATGCGCCCGCACAACAGCGGCCACTGGAGCCAGGACGGCGCCGTGACGAGCCAGTTCGAGCAGCACCTGCGCGCGGTGCTGGACCTGCCGCTGGGCGACCCGTCGCCGCGGGCGCCGTGGTCGGTCATGGTCAACATCCTCGGTGGGCCGGCCGCCGGCGGGCTCGATGAGCGCTTCGCCGCGGCGATGGCCGAGCATCCCGATGCGAAGATCCACACCTACGGCAAGGCCCCGCGCCCCGGCCGCAAGGTGGGTCACGTCACCGTCGTCGGCCCCGATCTCGACGAAACGGTCTACGAAGCACGCGCCGCCGCCGCCCACTTCGACGCCTGA